In the Pseudomonadota bacterium genome, one interval contains:
- the dxs gene encoding 1-deoxy-D-xylulose-5-phosphate synthase — MFLENTNSPDDVKKLTIPELIILSDEIRTLIIDVVSKTGGHLSSSLGVVELTIALHHVFDTPVDKIIWDVGHQCYAHKILTGRRDQFGTLRQDDGLSGFPSRKESIYDVFNTGHASNSISIAVGLAEARKKMNQSYKIITVIGDGSLTGGMSFEALNHAGHLKSDIIVILNDNEMSISKNIGALSSYLNRIMTGEFVSNAREELKKMLKNIPAMGDTVYKVAKHIEESVKGFITPGIIFEQLGFQYFGPVDGHNFNYLIETLRNIRRLKGPILVHVVTKKGRGYTHAEDDPARFHGVSTFEIETGSPTKNGAPSYTDIFGDTIIELAERDDKVMAITAAMGLGTGLEKFSQRFPDRFYDIGIAEQHGVTFAAALALGGLKPFVAIYSTFLQRAYDQIILDVCLQGLPVVFAVDRSGIVGQDGPTHHGAFDLTYFRHIPNMILMAPKDGNELRQMLYSAYLYGKPAAIRYPRGEARGARPDKDFTEIPVGKWEKLKEGNDLAIIACGNTVYPSLSAAMELGEEGIRCTVINGRFIKPMDRDMLIDTATSIKKILTVEENTVIGGFGSGVMEMLSEERIDAVVRRAGIPDMFLLHGAQGTLREKIGLNTEGIKSTIRQWLKNV; from the coding sequence ATGTTCCTCGAAAACACCAATTCTCCCGATGATGTAAAAAAATTAACTATCCCTGAACTCATAATCCTCTCGGATGAAATACGAACATTAATTATCGATGTAGTCTCAAAAACAGGCGGGCATTTGTCTTCAAGCCTCGGCGTTGTGGAGTTAACTATTGCGCTCCACCATGTCTTTGACACCCCCGTTGATAAAATCATATGGGATGTGGGCCACCAGTGCTACGCACACAAAATACTGACAGGAAGAAGGGATCAATTCGGAACACTCAGGCAGGACGACGGACTGAGTGGTTTTCCGAGCAGGAAGGAAAGCATATACGACGTATTCAACACGGGTCACGCCAGCAATTCCATTTCCATAGCCGTGGGGCTTGCAGAGGCGAGAAAAAAGATGAACCAGTCCTACAAGATCATTACAGTAATCGGCGATGGTTCGCTCACGGGCGGCATGTCTTTCGAGGCTTTAAACCATGCAGGTCATTTGAAAAGCGATATTATTGTAATCCTTAATGATAATGAAATGTCCATTTCGAAAAATATTGGCGCTCTTTCCTCGTATCTCAACAGGATCATGACAGGTGAATTCGTAAGCAACGCTAGGGAAGAGTTGAAGAAGATGCTGAAAAATATCCCTGCGATGGGAGATACAGTATATAAAGTTGCAAAACACATTGAAGAATCGGTCAAGGGATTTATTACGCCCGGGATTATCTTTGAACAGCTTGGATTTCAATATTTTGGTCCTGTGGACGGACACAATTTCAATTATCTCATCGAAACGTTAAGAAATATCAGGAGGTTAAAGGGTCCCATCCTGGTCCATGTGGTAACGAAAAAAGGGAGGGGATATACCCATGCCGAGGACGATCCTGCCCGGTTTCATGGTGTTTCAACCTTTGAGATAGAAACGGGCAGTCCCACAAAAAATGGGGCGCCTTCCTATACGGACATCTTCGGGGATACGATTATTGAACTTGCCGAAAGAGACGATAAGGTAATGGCTATTACTGCTGCTATGGGTTTGGGAACCGGGCTTGAAAAATTTTCACAACGCTTTCCTGACAGGTTTTACGATATCGGTATTGCAGAGCAACACGGGGTTACCTTTGCTGCCGCCCTTGCGCTGGGTGGTTTAAAGCCTTTTGTGGCGATATATTCAACCTTCCTCCAGAGGGCATATGATCAGATTATATTGGATGTGTGCCTCCAGGGACTTCCCGTTGTCTTCGCCGTTGACCGGAGCGGCATTGTAGGCCAGGATGGTCCTACCCACCACGGCGCTTTTGACCTCACGTATTTCAGGCATATTCCCAATATGATACTCATGGCCCCGAAAGACGGAAATGAGCTGAGGCAGATGCTCTATTCTGCGTATCTCTACGGGAAACCTGCTGCAATAAGGTATCCAAGAGGTGAGGCCCGGGGCGCCCGGCCGGATAAAGATTTTACGGAGATCCCCGTGGGAAAATGGGAGAAACTGAAAGAAGGCAATGACCTTGCAATCATCGCCTGCGGTAACACTGTTTATCCATCGCTATCGGCTGCTATGGAGCTCGGAGAAGAAGGAATACGGTGCACGGTCATAAACGGGCGATTTATAAAACCAATGGACAGGGACATGCTTATTGATACAGCGACATCCATAAAAAAGATTTTAACAGTGGAGGAAAATACTGTCATTGGCGGGTTTGGGAGCGGAGTGATGGAAATGTTGTCAGAAGAAAGAATAGACGCAGTTGTCCGGAGGGCTGGCATACCCGATATGTTTCTATTGCATGGCGCTCAGGGCACGCTGAGAGAAAAGATCGGCCTCAACACGGAAGGTATAAAAAGTACAATACGGCAGTGGTTAAAGAACGTATAG
- a CDS encoding YicC family protein, which translates to MIKSMTGFAKAEMECETGKITGETRALNSRYLEINLKLPKIDYLYEQKLRELAKKHIKRGKIDITMKWERISGEWSTPKINEIAVKQYLDLVNVLKNVYGLKGDLTIENILTFRDILSYEENNNISVDNLVLSFEDLLKKLNEERTKEGKLIQKDLKERLKKIMNNLSEIEGRWPLTIKVHEEKLKEKMIEVTKSTSIDEVRVLQELAIYMERLDIAEEIMRLKGHIENFKGTLSSPDAAGRKLDFIIQEMVRETNTIGSKSNDLYINERVVQIKVEIEKMREQAQNVE; encoded by the coding sequence ATGATAAAGAGCATGACAGGATTTGCAAAAGCAGAAATGGAATGTGAAACAGGGAAGATTACAGGTGAGACGCGGGCATTAAACAGCCGTTATCTTGAAATCAATCTGAAGCTCCCGAAGATAGATTACCTCTATGAGCAAAAACTGAGGGAATTGGCAAAGAAACACATAAAAAGAGGCAAGATAGACATAACAATGAAATGGGAAAGAATAAGCGGAGAGTGGAGTACTCCAAAGATAAATGAGATTGCGGTGAAACAATACCTTGATCTTGTAAATGTGTTGAAGAACGTGTATGGCCTAAAGGGTGATCTGACCATAGAAAATATTTTGACCTTCAGGGACATCTTGAGCTACGAGGAAAATAACAACATATCTGTAGATAATCTGGTGCTGTCATTTGAGGATTTGCTTAAAAAGCTGAACGAAGAAAGGACTAAAGAAGGAAAGCTTATCCAGAAAGACCTGAAGGAACGTTTAAAAAAGATTATGAACAACCTCAGCGAAATAGAGGGCAGGTGGCCTCTAACGATTAAAGTCCACGAAGAGAAGCTGAAAGAAAAGATGATAGAGGTTACGAAATCAACTTCCATCGACGAAGTAAGGGTGTTGCAGGAGCTTGCTATATACATGGAACGTCTTGATATTGCAGAGGAAATTATGAGGTTGAAAGGGCATATAGAAAATTTTAAAGGTACGTTGAGCTCGCCTGACGCGGCTGGAAGAAAGCTCGATTTTATTATCCAGGAAATGGTACGGGAGACAAATACTATCGGAAGCAAATCCAATGACCTCTATATCAACGAGAGGGTTGTCCAGATAAAGGTAGAGATTGAAAAGATGCGGGAGCAGGCACAAAATGTGGAGTAG
- a CDS encoding ankyrin repeat domain-containing protein, whose translation MSNEFTELLIKTCERGNLEGVRVLVEKGTDVNVTDTNGSTPLIATCMFGFTDIARLLIDSGAQVNVKNRPGNTPLLYACVRGHLGAARLLMARGADVNVQDNNGDTPLVLASRNGYIDIVKLLAEYKADANIQDKFGNTPLMNACTRMHTGIASFLIERGADLTITNKENKTALDIATKMRLENVINNMKRRDQRR comes from the coding sequence ATGAGTAACGAGTTTACTGAATTGTTAATAAAAACATGCGAGAGGGGGAACCTTGAGGGTGTGCGGGTTCTGGTGGAAAAGGGCACAGATGTAAATGTTACTGATACGAATGGCTCAACACCCCTTATCGCAACGTGTATGTTCGGTTTTACCGATATTGCACGGCTTCTCATCGATAGCGGGGCGCAGGTTAATGTAAAGAACAGGCCTGGCAATACTCCTCTCCTCTATGCATGCGTACGTGGTCATCTGGGGGCCGCCAGATTATTAATGGCAAGGGGTGCCGATGTAAATGTTCAGGATAATAATGGTGATACACCTCTTGTTCTTGCAAGCAGAAACGGATACATAGATATTGTGAAATTACTTGCAGAATATAAGGCTGACGCGAATATTCAGGATAAATTCGGCAACACCCCGCTTATGAATGCCTGCACGAGAATGCATACTGGCATTGCTTCGTTTCTCATTGAAAGAGGCGCTGACTTGACCATCACAAATAAAGAAAACAAGACTGCCCTGGACATTGCAACAAAGATGAGGCTTGAGAATGTAATAAACAACATGAAAAGAAGGGATCAGAGGCGATAA
- a CDS encoding PAS domain-containing protein → MRHNDKTKDQPINELEEISQRADELEKSEIGCAQAALRKSEEYYRLLVNLTPDIIYRLNEDGKIEYISPAVRRLGYEPEELIGTLFEKIVHPSDRGKTFNKFVERRVDDKRIQNMEIRLLTKGNKAQDWAFTQKIVKLSSRGQWNVPDAEMECPDKSFLYTQGIARDITEQKQAEEALKFSEIKYRRLFETATDGVLILDADTGTINDINPSLLSMLNYTKENIIRKKLCEIDAFKDFDKKNKRFAELKKIGHVSCDDLHLTTKDGVPISAEFVCNTYLVDKERVAQCNIRNITERKRAEKEREKLILELKDALTQIKTLSGLLNICSYCKKICNDKGTWEQMEIYIRDRSEADFSHGICPECAKKIYPQYFKK, encoded by the coding sequence ATGAGACACAACGACAAGACAAAAGATCAACCCATCAATGAATTGGAAGAAATTAGCCAGAGAGCTGATGAATTAGAGAAATCAGAAATCGGGTGTGCCCAGGCAGCATTGAGAAAGAGCGAGGAGTATTATCGCTTGCTCGTTAATCTAACCCCCGATATCATTTACCGACTTAACGAAGATGGTAAAATCGAATACATATCTCCCGCGGTTAGACGCCTCGGTTATGAACCCGAGGAACTTATTGGAACACTTTTCGAAAAAATAGTTCACCCGAGTGACAGGGGGAAAACTTTTAATAAGTTTGTTGAACGGCGTGTGGATGACAAGAGAATTCAAAACATGGAGATACGCCTCCTCACAAAAGGGAATAAGGCCCAGGACTGGGCATTTACTCAAAAGATTGTTAAACTTTCTTCGCGGGGACAATGGAATGTCCCCGATGCAGAAATGGAATGTCCTGACAAGAGTTTCCTCTATACGCAAGGTATTGCGCGCGATATCACAGAACAAAAACAGGCAGAAGAGGCATTGAAATTTTCTGAAATTAAATATCGGAGGCTATTTGAGACAGCTACGGACGGGGTATTAATTCTTGATGCAGACACGGGAACAATAAACGACATTAATCCATCCCTCCTGAGTATGTTGAATTATACAAAAGAAAACATCATAAGAAAAAAACTCTGTGAGATAGATGCTTTCAAGGACTTTGATAAAAAAAACAAAAGATTTGCCGAATTAAAGAAAATTGGACATGTTTCTTGCGACGATCTACACCTCACAACAAAAGATGGAGTACCAATTTCAGCGGAATTTGTATGCAATACATATCTGGTTGACAAAGAGAGGGTGGCTCAATGCAATATCCGTAACATCACGGAACGCAAACGGGCCGAGAAGGAACGAGAGAAGCTTATTCTCGAACTCAAAGATGCCCTTACGCAAATCAAAACCTTAAGTGGATTACTCAATATCTGTTCTTACTGCAAGAAAATATGTAATGACAAGGGGACATGGGAACAAATGGAGATTTATATACGAGACCGCTCTGAAGCAGATTTCAGTCATGGCATCTGCCCGGAGTGTGCTAAAAAGATATATCCTCAATACTTTAAAAAATAA
- a CDS encoding transporter substrate-binding domain-containing protein — MAQKSEIKSITVVIDNDYPPFSFLNPQGKLQGILIDEWMLWEKKTGIRANLMGMDWAKCQEIIKQGKADVIDTIMYNEEREKLYDFSKPYVKIEVPLFYHKSVNDIQDIDSLHGFVIGVKRGDNVINELKKKNISNLLEFNRYEEVVKAATNKKLSVFTIDKPAALYYLNKLGIEDKFQQAFILYVGELHRAVKKGRRDLLGIVENGFSQISDHEKEIISRKWIGSSNIYPYLSNVRYILYGLTLVTLIALHLVVWNYLLQKKVRSKTLELHALLEKYMISEEKYRSIFENSPAGIFQTTPDGRFINVNLALARIHGFDSVDEFLKATDGMLERLLVDHIYMGKLKKAIMKADAVTSLETRVYKKGGDMGWVSLSVRPFIENGTILYYEGIVEDVTQERLVEMEFQAERERFRILIENAPIAFVMIQEGGKILYVNPRFIEIFGYTLEDVPNGKEWFKKAYPEHKSRHKAIAAWTSDLKYGNTAKLRTRTFIVTCKDGTQKTIRFVPVKLQNGDDIMVCEDISEQEKLQLQLIQSQKMEAMGRLVAGIAHDFNNLLSVIAAGSDLLLMKNDTNSPLYNNIIRIKNASERGAQLVRQLLTFSRGNSFHTEDVNVNEIIAVTNDMLSLILGKNVSCQFDLHPDLRSVNINKSHFEQILLNIITNANDAMPEGGMIKIKTYNKLIDGSHYLVKTGLATGDYIVIQISDTGTGMDQDTVGRIFEPFYSTKTTGTGLGLSTVYGIVKQCRGSISVKSKINYGTTFEINLPTINNESIIN; from the coding sequence ATGGCTCAAAAAAGTGAAATAAAATCAATTACGGTGGTCATTGATAACGATTATCCGCCATTTTCCTTTCTTAATCCACAAGGGAAACTGCAAGGGATCCTCATAGATGAATGGATGTTATGGGAGAAAAAGACAGGGATAAGGGCAAATCTTATGGGAATGGATTGGGCTAAATGCCAGGAAATTATAAAACAGGGCAAGGCCGATGTAATCGATACTATTATGTATAATGAAGAGCGCGAGAAACTATACGATTTTTCAAAACCCTATGTCAAAATCGAGGTCCCGTTGTTTTATCACAAAAGCGTGAACGACATACAGGATATTGACTCGCTGCATGGGTTTGTCATAGGCGTAAAACGGGGAGACAATGTAATTAATGAGTTGAAAAAGAAAAATATCTCGAATCTGCTTGAGTTCAACAGATATGAGGAAGTTGTAAAAGCGGCGACAAATAAGAAACTCAGCGTTTTTACCATTGATAAACCTGCTGCCCTCTATTATCTAAATAAATTAGGCATTGAAGACAAATTCCAGCAAGCCTTTATACTTTATGTAGGTGAATTGCATAGAGCTGTAAAAAAAGGCAGACGGGATCTACTTGGAATAGTTGAAAACGGTTTTTCCCAAATTAGTGATCACGAAAAAGAGATCATTTCAAGGAAATGGATTGGTTCGTCTAATATCTATCCGTATCTGTCGAATGTACGGTACATCCTTTATGGTTTGACGCTTGTCACTCTCATCGCCCTCCACCTTGTGGTCTGGAATTACCTGCTTCAAAAGAAAGTGAGATCAAAGACCCTTGAATTACATGCACTGCTGGAAAAATATATGATAAGCGAAGAAAAATACCGGAGTATTTTTGAGAATTCCCCTGCAGGAATCTTCCAGACCACACCGGATGGACGATTTATAAATGTTAATCTCGCCCTTGCACGTATCCATGGATTCGATTCTGTTGATGAGTTCTTGAAAGCAACAGACGGAATGCTTGAGAGATTGCTTGTCGATCACATTTACATGGGGAAATTAAAAAAAGCCATAATGAAGGCGGATGCCGTCACAAGCCTTGAAACAAGGGTATACAAGAAAGGCGGAGATATGGGCTGGGTTTCGTTGAGCGTTAGACCTTTTATTGAAAATGGTACGATACTGTATTATGAGGGGATTGTTGAGGATGTTACTCAAGAAAGGCTTGTGGAGATGGAATTCCAAGCAGAAAGAGAAAGGTTCCGGATTCTTATAGAAAATGCACCGATTGCGTTCGTTATGATTCAAGAGGGCGGAAAAATTTTATATGTGAACCCAAGGTTTATCGAAATATTTGGATATACATTAGAGGATGTGCCAAACGGAAAAGAATGGTTCAAAAAAGCCTACCCCGAACATAAGAGTAGACATAAGGCAATAGCGGCATGGACAAGTGATTTGAAATATGGAAATACAGCGAAGCTTCGAACGCGGACTTTCATAGTAACGTGTAAGGACGGTACACAGAAAACCATAAGATTTGTTCCTGTGAAGTTGCAAAACGGTGACGATATCATGGTATGCGAAGATATTAGCGAACAGGAAAAACTCCAGTTACAACTTATTCAGTCGCAGAAGATGGAAGCAATGGGCAGGCTTGTGGCGGGTATAGCACACGATTTTAATAATCTGTTATCAGTTATTGCGGCAGGTTCTGATTTGCTTCTCATGAAAAACGACACCAACAGCCCCTTATATAATAATATTATCCGTATAAAAAATGCATCTGAGCGTGGCGCGCAGCTTGTAAGGCAGCTTTTGACATTCAGTAGGGGAAACTCCTTCCACACGGAAGATGTTAACGTAAATGAGATTATTGCTGTCACAAACGATATGTTGTCATTAATACTCGGTAAAAATGTATCATGTCAATTCGATTTACATCCTGATCTTCGAAGCGTGAATATCAATAAATCCCATTTTGAACAGATTTTATTAAATATTATTACAAACGCTAACGATGCTATGCCCGAAGGGGGAATGATTAAAATAAAAACGTATAACAAGCTTATCGATGGATCACATTATTTAGTCAAAACGGGCCTTGCGACTGGTGATTATATTGTTATTCAAATTTCAGACACCGGTACAGGTATGGATCAAGACACAGTGGGGCGCATATTCGAACCTTTTTATTCAACAAAGACAACGGGGACAGGACTTGGTTTGTCAACGGTATACGGGATTGTGAAGCAATGCCGCGGCAGCATCTCCGTTAAAAGTAAAATAAATTACGGAACAACTTTTGAGATTAATTTGCCAACTATAAACAACGAAAGCATCATAAATTAA
- the xseB gene encoding exodeoxyribonuclease VII small subunit, translating into MKFEDGLKKLEGIVKTLDEGNISLDEALSLFKEGLSLTRELSKRLDEIEKKVEVLIKKEDGTIEKRPFPQDNV; encoded by the coding sequence ATGAAGTTCGAAGACGGCTTGAAAAAACTGGAAGGGATTGTAAAGACGCTTGATGAAGGGAACATCTCCCTCGATGAAGCGCTAAGCCTTTTTAAAGAGGGGCTTTCTCTTACCAGGGAGCTTTCAAAAAGACTTGACGAGATAGAAAAGAAGGTGGAGGTCCTCATCAAAAAGGAAGACGGTACAATTGAAAAAAGACCTTTTCCACAGGATAACGTATGA
- the gmk gene encoding guanylate kinase, whose translation MKLDKKKGHLFVVSGPSGAGKSTLIRRFLAEDHNSTFSVSYTTREKRQNETNGKDYYFVDIDTFKEMIHKNGFLEWENVYNYLYGTPKKEVFETLERGLDIVLDIDVKGALNVKNQYPYAYLIFIEPPSREELIKRLSLRGEKEIGMRMQRVEEEIDKKGFFDYTIINENIKTAYNDFIRTIGKIRGKTVWQE comes from the coding sequence ATGAAATTGGATAAGAAAAAGGGACATTTATTTGTGGTTTCGGGGCCTTCAGGCGCAGGCAAAAGCACACTCATAAGGCGGTTTTTGGCTGAAGACCATAACAGCACCTTTTCTGTCTCCTATACCACAAGGGAAAAACGACAAAACGAAACAAATGGGAAAGACTATTATTTTGTCGATATCGATACCTTTAAAGAGATGATACATAAAAATGGTTTTCTTGAATGGGAAAATGTTTACAACTATCTTTATGGTACTCCAAAAAAAGAAGTTTTTGAAACCCTCGAGAGGGGTTTGGATATTGTTCTCGATATCGATGTAAAAGGGGCCTTGAATGTAAAGAATCAATACCCTTATGCGTATCTCATATTTATTGAACCCCCGTCCAGGGAAGAATTGATAAAAAGGCTCTCTTTAAGGGGTGAAAAAGAAATAGGTATGAGAATGCAACGCGTAGAAGAAGAGATTGATAAAAAAGGATTTTTCGATTATACTATAATTAATGAAAACATCAAAACAGCTTATAACGATTTTATACGCACAATTGGAAAGATAAGGGGGAAGACAGTATGGCAAGAATAA
- a CDS encoding polyprenyl synthetase family protein, with protein MMELGAYLHDKRIIVENTLKDIFASFKTTPGTLRDAMEYMLFSNGKRIRPILAVAACEANGKSSDDLLPIACTIEMIHTYSLIHDDLPSIDNDDIRRGRPTCHKVFGDAIAVLTGDALLTEAFRIMADNRYTENISPKVLKQVIFEIATASGADGMVGGQVMDVLYDGKEGTKNILNYIHMHKTMALIKASVRIGAIMGGSKIRELKRFTKYAECIGLAFQIMDDILDAEGDEELVGKRLKKDTGKQTYIKHYGIMASKIKLEQLIEESIKSVEFLGDNAIILSDLARLLGNRVA; from the coding sequence ATGATGGAGCTTGGAGCATATCTTCATGATAAACGAATCATTGTCGAGAATACATTAAAGGATATCTTCGCTTCCTTTAAGACCACGCCCGGTACGTTGCGTGATGCCATGGAATACATGCTGTTTTCCAATGGCAAGAGGATAAGGCCCATACTTGCCGTTGCAGCATGCGAAGCAAATGGAAAATCGAGTGACGATTTACTCCCTATTGCCTGTACGATAGAGATGATACACACCTACTCGCTCATTCATGATGATCTCCCGAGCATAGACAATGACGATATAAGGCGTGGAAGGCCCACATGTCATAAGGTATTCGGTGATGCCATTGCCGTCCTCACCGGCGATGCACTGCTAACCGAGGCCTTCCGTATTATGGCCGACAACCGTTACACTGAGAACATAAGCCCTAAAGTCCTTAAACAGGTTATCTTTGAGATTGCCACGGCCTCCGGCGCCGATGGCATGGTGGGTGGTCAGGTGATGGATGTTCTCTATGACGGAAAGGAAGGGACAAAAAATATTCTCAACTATATACATATGCACAAAACAATGGCACTGATAAAGGCATCGGTGCGGATAGGCGCCATTATGGGAGGTTCAAAGATCCGAGAACTAAAAAGATTTACAAAATATGCTGAATGTATCGGGCTTGCCTTTCAGATCATGGATGACATACTGGACGCTGAAGGCGATGAAGAACTGGTGGGAAAGCGGCTTAAAAAAGATACGGGGAAACAAACGTATATAAAGCATTATGGCATTATGGCATCGAAAATCAAGTTGGAGCAGCTTATAGAAGAATCTATAAAATCAGTAGAATTCTTGGGGGACAACGCAATAATACTCTCAGACCTCGCGAGGCTCCTGGGTAACAGGGTTGCCTGA
- the rpoZ gene encoding DNA-directed RNA polymerase subunit omega — MARITVEDCMDKVENRFELVHLSAKRAKQLLKGSKPLVRSTNREVVTALREIADNFVYFEKKEIIEKLEKIEKKDAPYQLSNFAP, encoded by the coding sequence ATGGCAAGAATAACCGTTGAAGACTGTATGGATAAAGTAGAAAACCGTTTTGAACTCGTTCACCTCTCTGCCAAGAGGGCAAAACAGCTCCTGAAAGGGTCAAAACCCCTTGTTAGGTCAACAAACCGTGAAGTTGTTACGGCCCTCAGGGAGATTGCAGATAATTTTGTCTACTTCGAGAAAAAAGAAATCATAGAGAAGTTAGAAAAGATAGAAAAGAAAGACGCCCCGTATCAGCTTTCCAATTTTGCACCGTAA
- a CDS encoding DUF4416 family protein, with the protein MGTVKTPKPVQFFTSIIFSDERPLFDAKERLRAAIGNFQEETAFILFSQTDYYEREMGGNLSRIFILFEPLFWRDTLPDIKLKTNDIELVLALKGKRMVNIDPGYISLENIVLATTKGYAHRIYVGSGIYGDLTLTFSAGTYRPLGWTYPDYGSKEVISLLNRWRESLKEKVRKYEELGS; encoded by the coding sequence ATGGGTACAGTAAAAACACCAAAACCTGTTCAGTTTTTTACGAGCATCATTTTCAGTGACGAAAGGCCCCTCTTTGATGCAAAGGAAAGGCTTCGGGCCGCAATCGGTAATTTTCAGGAAGAAACGGCTTTCATACTATTTTCCCAGACGGATTATTATGAAAGAGAAATGGGTGGTAATCTCTCGCGGATATTTATACTCTTCGAGCCGCTCTTTTGGAGGGATACGCTTCCTGATATTAAATTAAAAACCAATGACATAGAACTTGTGCTTGCGCTAAAAGGTAAAAGGATGGTAAATATTGACCCCGGATATATATCCCTTGAAAATATCGTCCTTGCCACAACGAAAGGGTACGCCCACAGGATCTACGTCGGCAGCGGGATATATGGAGACCTTACGCTTACCTTCAGCGCCGGAACTTACAGACCCCTTGGGTGGACATATCCTGATTATGGGAGCAAAGAGGTTATTTCATTATTAAACAGGTGGAGAGAGTCGCTAAAGGAGAAGGTAAGAAAGTACGAAGAATTAGGAAGTTAA
- the greA gene encoding transcription elongation factor GreA, with protein MATLVMKFPITKEGYGNLKKEHEYLLNTKRPKIIQAIEVAREHGDLSENAEYDAAKEEFQFLQKKVAELEDMIRNSEVVAIKNTEHESVEFGCNITLKNLGTDEEVVYQLVGPYESDIQKGRISMSSPLGRALLGKSVGDEINFSAPGGQRNYEIVKII; from the coding sequence ATGGCAACGCTCGTTATGAAGTTCCCCATCACAAAAGAAGGGTATGGAAACCTGAAAAAGGAGCATGAATACCTGCTCAACACAAAAAGACCGAAAATCATTCAGGCTATAGAGGTAGCACGGGAACACGGCGATTTATCAGAAAATGCCGAATACGATGCGGCAAAGGAAGAGTTTCAGTTCCTCCAGAAAAAAGTTGCAGAACTTGAGGATATGATACGGAATTCCGAAGTTGTTGCTATCAAGAATACAGAGCATGAAAGTGTTGAGTTTGGATGCAACATTACTTTGAAAAACCTTGGCACCGATGAAGAGGTGGTGTACCAGTTAGTCGGTCCTTACGAATCAGACATACAAAAAGGAAGGATATCGATGAGTTCCCCCCTCGGGAGGGCGCTCCTGGGTAAATCTGTTGGTGATGAGATCAATTTCTCAGCGCCAGGTGGCCAGAGGAATTACGAAATAGTCAAAATTATCTGA
- a CDS encoding TlyA family RNA methyltransferase, with the protein MVKERIDVVLAKQGLAPSRERAKILIMAGEIYIGTERVIKPDMKVPHDVAIKIRKNPIPYVGYGGVKLEKAIKAFGISIRNKKAVDIGSSTGGFVDYLLKSGAFRVYAIDAGTHQLHESLRNDGRVIVKENFNARYLTLDDIGEKVDIVTMDVSFISLKKILPVVKPLLNAGGHIVSLVKPQFEVGRFEVGKGGIVKDEKKIERVIEGMKTFGHTLGLKCVDIVEAPREKERKNREYFMLWVQ; encoded by the coding sequence GTGGTTAAAGAACGTATAGATGTAGTGCTCGCAAAGCAAGGACTCGCTCCGTCGCGGGAAAGGGCGAAGATCCTTATCATGGCAGGCGAGATATACATCGGAACCGAACGGGTTATCAAGCCTGATATGAAAGTGCCTCATGATGTTGCCATTAAAATCAGGAAAAACCCCATCCCTTATGTAGGCTATGGTGGAGTAAAACTTGAGAAGGCAATAAAGGCATTTGGTATCAGCATAAGGAATAAAAAGGCAGTCGATATTGGTTCATCAACGGGCGGATTCGTCGATTACCTTTTAAAATCAGGCGCTTTTCGTGTATACGCAATTGATGCAGGGACACACCAGTTGCACGAAAGCCTCAGAAATGACGGAAGGGTAATAGTAAAGGAGAATTTTAATGCCCGGTACCTTACCCTTGATGATATTGGTGAAAAGGTGGATATCGTCACGATGGACGTATCCTTTATCTCACTCAAAAAGATACTTCCCGTTGTAAAGCCCCTTCTCAATGCCGGCGGTCATATTGTTTCGCTCGTAAAACCACAGTTCGAGGTCGGGAGGTTTGAAGTAGGAAAAGGCGGTATTGTGAAGGACGAGAAGAAGATCGAGAGGGTGATTGAGGGCATGAAGACATTTGGACATACGCTTGGTTTGAAATGTGTCGATATTGTGGAAGCCCCGAGGGAAAAAGAGAGAAAGAACAGGGAATATTTCATGCTATGGGTACAGTAA